One Methanobacterium sp. DNA window includes the following coding sequences:
- a CDS encoding PRC-barrel domain-containing protein, producing MQVSEFLGKKVLDKNAVEIGKVSDVDLMPKEGVINSIMISTGELLRNKTFEIKSDDIAQIGDYLLLKLEEEEIEELIQEEKEENNKKTRLTLTK from the coding sequence ATGCAAGTCAGCGAATTTTTAGGTAAAAAAGTTCTTGATAAAAATGCTGTAGAAATAGGTAAAGTATCAGATGTTGATTTAATGCCCAAAGAAGGGGTGATAAACAGTATAATGATATCTACTGGAGAATTACTGAGAAATAAAACATTTGAAATTAAATCTGACGATATAGCTCAAATAGGAGATTATTTGCTTTTAAAACTTGAAGAAGAAGAAATAGAAGAACTGATCCAAGAAGAAAAGGAAGAAAACAATAAAAAAACAAGATTAACACTAACTAAATAA
- a CDS encoding glycosyltransferase: MKLSIIIPTYNEESYLPELLQSIKDQKYSDYEIIVADAGSTDKTREIAESFGSMVLDGGHPAVGRNSGAKMAKGEYLLFLDADVILTEDYLETALNEFAENDLGIGITQLIPISDSKKDKLLHDFANLFMRSVESIKPHGAGCYGILTTKKLHEKVNGFDESFDFGEDSDYIERMGKISSFKVLREPRLLISTRRLEKEGIKSLALIYAKSTLYDFLGKKITAGELNYTFGHDDDKKNRIIYSVCGEGMGHAIRSAVMIEHLLTENEVIIFASDRAYSYLSQKFDNVYYIDGFNTVYDENTAKYTHTFIKGMKNLPKDFRKNIKLMYALSKEFRPNIIISDFEIYANILSKLTRTPLLSVDNIHIITQCKIDVPDKYLSERIAAEGVIRSFIVRPKEYLITTFFYPEIKNEKKVSLYPPVLREEIFNLKPVNREHILVYQTSDSNLELIPILKEIDEKFVIYGFNMDKEEGNLLFRKFNENQFFKDFESCKAVVSNGGFTLIGEAIYLKKPVFCIPVKKQFEQTINAIYIEKLFYGEFHESLTRENLEKFLSKLDTYRNSLNKFEHNGNHEIIESLDKAIEKHAKSSKNTSDYSVTNSVESNRTQ; this comes from the coding sequence GTGAAACTTAGTATAATAATTCCAACATATAATGAGGAAAGTTACCTTCCTGAATTACTTCAAAGCATAAAAGATCAAAAATATTCTGATTATGAGATAATTGTAGCTGACGCAGGATCAACAGATAAAACAAGAGAAATCGCAGAATCATTTGGGTCGATGGTTTTAGATGGCGGACATCCTGCTGTTGGAAGGAACAGCGGAGCTAAAATGGCAAAAGGGGAATATTTACTATTTCTCGATGCTGATGTCATATTAACTGAAGATTATCTTGAAACAGCATTAAATGAATTCGCTGAAAACGATCTGGGTATTGGTATAACTCAACTTATCCCCATAAGTGATAGTAAAAAAGATAAATTACTGCATGATTTTGCAAACCTATTTATGAGGAGTGTTGAATCCATAAAACCTCATGGCGCAGGGTGCTATGGAATATTAACCACTAAAAAACTTCATGAAAAAGTTAATGGATTTGATGAATCATTTGATTTTGGTGAAGACAGTGATTACATCGAAAGAATGGGAAAAATAAGCTCTTTTAAAGTTTTAAGAGAACCAAGACTTCTTATATCCACAAGAAGGCTTGAAAAAGAAGGAATTAAAAGCCTGGCACTTATATATGCAAAAAGTACGTTATATGACTTTTTAGGTAAGAAAATAACTGCTGGAGAACTAAATTATACTTTCGGCCACGATGACGATAAAAAAAATAGAATAATATATTCTGTCTGTGGAGAAGGAATGGGCCACGCAATAAGAAGCGCTGTAATGATTGAACACCTTCTAACGGAAAATGAAGTTATAATTTTTGCAAGCGACAGAGCTTACAGTTACCTATCCCAAAAATTTGACAACGTGTATTATATAGATGGATTTAACACAGTATATGATGAAAACACGGCAAAATACACTCATACGTTCATAAAAGGAATGAAAAATCTTCCAAAAGATTTTAGAAAGAATATTAAGTTAATGTATGCACTTTCTAAGGAATTCCGGCCTAATATAATAATATCTGATTTTGAAATTTATGCCAATATTTTAAGTAAATTAACAAGAACACCTCTTTTAAGCGTAGATAACATACATATCATTACTCAATGTAAAATAGACGTTCCTGACAAGTATTTAAGTGAAAGAATAGCTGCTGAGGGAGTAATCCGTTCATTTATTGTGAGACCTAAAGAATATTTAATAACCACATTTTTCTATCCTGAAATTAAAAATGAAAAAAAAGTGTCATTATACCCTCCAGTGCTCAGGGAAGAAATTTTTAATCTTAAACCTGTAAATAGGGAGCATATACTTGTTTATCAGACAAGTGATTCTAATTTAGAGCTTATTCCCATACTAAAAGAGATTGATGAAAAATTTGTTATTTATGGTTTTAATATGGATAAAGAAGAAGGAAATCTTCTTTTTAGAAAATTCAATGAAAATCAATTCTTTAAAGACTTTGAATCATGTAAAGCAGTGGTATCTAACGGGGGCTTCACATTAATAGGGGAAGCAATTTATTTAAAAAAGCCAGTATTTTGTATTCCTGTTAAAAAGCAATTTGAACAGACCATAAATGCAATATACATTGAAAAATTATTTTATGGTGAATTCCATGAATCACTAACCAGAGAAAACCTTGAAAAATTCTTGTCAAAGTTAGATACATACCGAAACTCATTAAACAAGTTTGAACATAACGGTAATCATGAAATAATTGAATCATTAGATAAAGCAATAGAAAAACATGCTAAAAGTAGTAAAAACACTTCAGATTACAGTGTTACCAACTCTGTGGAATCTAATAGGACTCAATAG
- a CDS encoding PAS domain-containing protein translates to MPEYDISILKSPDIWKYVFDALPDLIAILDRDHMVIKINKAMADRLGVSPDQGVGLHCFEVVHHTDAPIIGCPHHELLQDGLEHTSEVHEENIGGYFIVTASPIRNSKGEVLGSVHIARDITERKLMEEKLKKTLNEKEMLIKEVHHRVKNNLMMISSLLNIQSSYIKDKDVKELFKESQNRAKSMALIHQKLYQTGNVKEIEFSEFLRSLSTEILHSFNTKKQINLILDLHEATIDVDRAIPLGLIATEIIINSFKHAFPDGTGEIKVEFSKNGDLFQLTISDNGIGFPEDFDFRTQGDMGMTLINGLTSQIDGSIDMKRENGTKFIIKFTDEKPDY, encoded by the coding sequence TTGCCAGAATATGATATTAGTATTTTAAAGTCTCCAGATATATGGAAATATGTTTTTGACGCTTTACCAGATCTTATTGCTATTCTTGACCGTGATCATATGGTTATAAAGATTAATAAAGCTATGGCTGACCGCTTGGGGGTTTCTCCTGATCAAGGAGTAGGATTACATTGTTTTGAGGTCGTTCATCATACAGATGCTCCAATAATCGGGTGTCCTCACCATGAATTGTTGCAAGACGGACTTGAACATACTTCTGAAGTCCATGAGGAGAATATTGGCGGTTATTTCATAGTAACAGCTTCTCCCATAAGGAATTCTAAAGGGGAAGTTTTAGGAAGTGTGCATATTGCGAGGGATATAACTGAACGCAAACTAATGGAAGAAAAACTCAAAAAAACATTGAATGAAAAAGAAATGTTGATAAAAGAAGTTCATCACAGGGTTAAAAACAATCTAATGATGATTTCAAGTCTCTTGAACATCCAATCAAGTTATATTAAAGATAAAGATGTTAAGGAGCTTTTCAAGGAAAGTCAGAATCGAGCTAAATCCATGGCTCTTATTCACCAGAAATTATATCAGACTGGAAATGTTAAAGAGATTGAATTTTCTGAGTTTTTACGGTCTTTATCCACTGAAATTTTGCACAGTTTCAATACAAAAAAACAAATTAATTTAATACTTGATCTTCATGAAGCTACTATTGATGTTGATAGAGCTATTCCTTTGGGCTTGATTGCCACAGAAATTATTATAAATAGTTTTAAGCATGCTTTTCCTGATGGAACTGGCGAAATAAAGGTTGAATTTTCAAAAAATGGAGATTTGTTTCAACTAACAATTTCTGATAATGGTATTGGTTTTCCTGAGGATTTTGATTTTAGAACTCAAGGAGATATGGGTATGACTTTAATTAATGGATTAACCAGCCAAATTGATGGTTCTATTGATATGAAAAGAGAAAATGGGACTAAATTCATTATTAAATTTACTGATGAGAAACCAGATTATTAG
- a CDS encoding 4Fe-4S binding protein produces MEIKTIDFYYFSGTGNTLLVVNKMVETFEKRGISVDLCKLEESNPEDINLNKTIGLAFPVAGLSTYPFVWQFLDSLPPANGTSVFMVDTLGEYSGGIVGPLHNKLKKKGYNPIGACEIIMPWNIFYIQNKKAKRKRIDKGLKKAEKFAFGLTEGKSNWGNFPILPFIIYKIGLFIMGLWELKSQQKWFGFKAKKSKCNQCGICAEICPINNIEIDEYPVYKCKCQFCMRCVSFCPQKAIPCKINYKGKTHRAVKVKEFIK; encoded by the coding sequence ATGGAAATAAAAACAATAGATTTCTATTATTTTTCAGGAACTGGAAATACTCTGTTAGTAGTAAACAAAATGGTGGAAACATTTGAAAAAAGAGGCATTAGTGTTGATCTATGTAAACTTGAAGAATCTAATCCAGAAGATATTAATTTAAATAAAACTATAGGATTAGCTTTCCCTGTGGCGGGACTTTCTACATATCCTTTTGTATGGCAGTTTTTAGACTCTCTTCCTCCTGCAAATGGCACGTCAGTTTTTATGGTTGATACTCTTGGAGAGTATTCTGGAGGTATTGTAGGTCCATTACATAATAAACTGAAAAAGAAGGGTTATAATCCAATTGGTGCTTGTGAAATCATAATGCCTTGGAATATATTTTACATCCAAAATAAAAAAGCTAAAAGAAAAAGGATAGATAAGGGACTTAAAAAAGCCGAAAAATTTGCTTTTGGATTAACTGAAGGAAAATCAAATTGGGGAAATTTCCCTATACTTCCTTTTATCATTTATAAAATTGGTCTTTTTATTATGGGTTTGTGGGAATTAAAATCACAGCAAAAATGGTTTGGATTTAAAGCTAAAAAATCCAAATGCAACCAATGCGGAATATGTGCTGAAATATGTCCCATAAACAACATTGAAATAGATGAATATCCTGTTTATAAATGTAAATGTCAATTTTGCATGCGTTGTGTGTCATTCTGCCCCCAAAAGGCAATTCCATGCAAAATAAATTATAAAGGAAAAACACATCGTGCAGTTAAAGTAAAAGAATTCATTAAATAA
- a CDS encoding tRNA uridine(34) 5-carboxymethylaminomethyl modification radical SAM/GNAT enzyme Elp3: MKNACKLIINEIINGNIKTKKDLENAKLKACRDYKLEKFMSNSLILKYATPEEKKKVASILKKKPTRTISGVAIVAVMCKPHKCPHGRCLYCPESEIAPPSYTGEEPAALRARMFKFDPYLQVYNRLLQLESIGHNLDKVELIIMGGTFPSYFLCYQEWFISKCLQAMNDFGVKEVLNQSNSAENFRKSISVDDITSPNGFAYLKDVQNTNENSNVRCVGMTFETRPDYCKIDDVDRMLNMGVTRVELGVQTIYNYIYKRIERGHTVEDTVESSRILRDSGIKVAMHMMPGLFADSKRDLRIFKRLFSDERFKPDMLKIYPCLVTKGSKLHEMWEKGDYKPYTSKEAVDLIVEIKKMLPKWVRTMRIQRDIPSPLIEAGVKKSNLGELVYNKLHAQKINCKCIRCREVGHKASYGIEPDIDNVEFLKEKYNAGEGEELFLSFEDINKDILIGFLRLRIPSKKAHRAEVDSKTALIRELHVYGSMTPLGEKDENSWQHMGYGEKLISEAQRIASEDYDMEKIVVTSGIGAKNYYRKFGYEKLGPYMAKSI, encoded by the coding sequence ATGAAAAATGCATGTAAACTCATAATTAATGAAATAATAAATGGAAACATTAAAACAAAAAAAGATCTGGAGAATGCAAAATTAAAAGCTTGTAGAGATTACAAACTTGAAAAATTTATGAGTAACTCCCTAATACTGAAATATGCAACTCCTGAAGAGAAGAAAAAAGTAGCCAGTATACTTAAAAAGAAGCCTACCCGAACAATATCTGGTGTGGCCATAGTTGCTGTAATGTGCAAACCACATAAATGCCCTCATGGAAGATGTCTTTACTGCCCAGAAAGTGAAATCGCCCCTCCCAGTTATACTGGAGAAGAACCAGCAGCATTACGGGCAAGAATGTTTAAATTTGACCCCTATTTACAGGTTTACAATCGTCTTCTTCAACTGGAAAGTATTGGCCATAATTTAGATAAGGTTGAATTAATTATAATGGGTGGAACATTCCCTTCCTACTTCTTATGTTACCAGGAATGGTTTATAAGCAAATGCTTGCAGGCTATGAATGATTTTGGAGTAAAAGAAGTATTAAATCAGAGTAATTCAGCTGAAAATTTCAGAAAATCTATTTCAGTAGATGATATAACATCTCCTAATGGTTTTGCTTACCTAAAAGATGTTCAAAATACTAATGAAAATTCAAATGTTCGTTGTGTAGGTATGACCTTTGAAACCCGTCCAGACTACTGTAAAATTGATGATGTGGATCGTATGCTGAATATGGGTGTTACAAGGGTTGAATTAGGGGTTCAAACTATATATAATTATATTTACAAGAGGATTGAACGGGGGCACACTGTAGAAGACACTGTTGAGTCATCGCGGATACTTAGGGATTCTGGGATTAAAGTAGCTATGCACATGATGCCTGGTCTTTTTGCAGATTCAAAAAGAGATTTACGGATATTTAAACGATTGTTTAGTGATGAAAGGTTTAAACCAGATATGCTTAAAATATATCCTTGTTTAGTTACCAAAGGTTCAAAACTTCATGAAATGTGGGAAAAAGGAGATTATAAACCTTATACCAGCAAAGAAGCTGTTGATTTAATTGTTGAAATTAAAAAAATGCTTCCAAAATGGGTTAGGACTATGAGAATTCAAAGAGACATTCCTTCTCCTTTAATTGAAGCCGGAGTTAAAAAATCAAATCTGGGAGAGCTTGTATACAATAAACTCCATGCGCAAAAGATTAACTGCAAGTGTATCCGCTGCAGAGAAGTGGGACATAAAGCATCTTATGGTATTGAACCAGATATTGATAATGTGGAATTTTTAAAAGAGAAATACAATGCAGGAGAAGGAGAAGAACTATTTTTATCCTTTGAAGATATTAATAAAGATATTTTAATTGGATTTTTAAGGCTTAGAATACCATCTAAAAAAGCACATAGGGCTGAAGTAGATAGTAAAACAGCTCTTATTCGTGAATTGCATGTTTATGGTTCAATGACTCCATTGGGCGAAAAAGATGAAAATTCATGGCAGCATATGGGTTATGGAGAAAAATTAATTAGTGAAGCTCAAAGAATTGCTTCAGAAGACTACGATATGGAAAAAATAGTTGTTACAAGTGGAATAGGGGCCAAAAATTACTACAGAAAATTCGGATATGAAAAATTAGGTCCTTACATGGCCAAATCAATATAA
- a CDS encoding B12-binding domain-containing radical SAM protein gives MNKKGRVILIGAEDEENLSIRYLAAALKENNHDVKIIPCSRNEDFPRVLKEFKDFNPHILGVSIAFQSLALMFFEIIRKIKDIKPEVHVTVGGHFPTFQYEKILVYEHINSVIRFEGEKPISMLVDALMNGDKLSDVPNLVYKVNSTGELIENQCIHEFPDLDTLSFPLRDKTPQMRLGENFATLVTSRGCFHSKCIYCCIGAFHLKKENKHAMRSPENVAQEIAELHNTNKVRLFQFHDDNFLLPSKKLSLERIESLKSALDKNINIDEIALLIKTRPESIDEEVAFVLKDIGTVGAFMGVENASESGLKSLARGSTIEDITNSMEILKKHEIAVTFNLLFFHPKASLCEINENIYFMKEHADHAFGFGRAEIVAGSPLDRLVRKKGLLRGEWPSYDYKIEDSSVEKMFRINALTFYKKNSPYPNISQEMIALYYRAEMIKRFYPGKKSQELSGNVNKLVIKFNEFVLENLLETYRLTGEMESDQELNNLYMNIEEICAHFTGEINDLSRKMGKFQMLQRKFKDIGISPKMVKRFF, from the coding sequence ATGAATAAAAAAGGAAGAGTCATTTTAATTGGTGCTGAAGATGAAGAAAATCTTTCAATCAGATATCTTGCCGCAGCATTAAAAGAAAACAACCATGACGTTAAAATTATTCCTTGCTCCAGAAATGAAGATTTTCCAAGAGTATTAAAAGAATTTAAAGATTTTAATCCACATATTTTAGGAGTTTCTATTGCATTCCAGTCCCTTGCATTAATGTTCTTTGAAATTATCCGTAAAATAAAAGATATTAAGCCTGAAGTCCATGTCACTGTGGGCGGTCATTTTCCAACCTTTCAATATGAAAAAATATTGGTCTATGAGCATATTAATTCTGTTATTCGATTTGAAGGTGAAAAACCAATTTCAATGTTAGTAGATGCCTTGATGAATGGTGATAAACTTTCAGATGTCCCTAATTTAGTTTATAAAGTAAATTCAACAGGAGAACTGATAGAAAATCAATGTATTCATGAATTTCCTGATCTTGATACACTTTCATTCCCTTTAAGAGACAAAACTCCACAGATGAGGCTTGGAGAAAATTTCGCAACTCTTGTTACAAGCAGAGGCTGTTTTCATTCTAAATGCATTTATTGTTGTATTGGTGCCTTCCATCTCAAAAAAGAAAATAAACACGCCATGAGATCTCCAGAAAATGTTGCACAGGAGATAGCAGAGCTTCATAACACTAATAAAGTACGTTTATTTCAGTTCCATGACGATAATTTTCTTTTACCTTCAAAAAAACTTTCTCTAGAGCGGATTGAATCATTGAAATCTGCTTTAGATAAAAATATCAATATAGATGAAATAGCTCTTTTAATAAAAACCCGGCCAGAATCAATAGATGAAGAAGTTGCATTTGTTTTAAAAGATATAGGAACTGTTGGAGCTTTTATGGGTGTTGAAAATGCCAGTGAAAGTGGTCTTAAATCTTTAGCTCGAGGTTCAACTATTGAAGATATTACAAATTCAATGGAAATACTTAAAAAGCACGAAATTGCTGTAACATTCAATTTATTGTTTTTCCATCCCAAAGCCAGTCTCTGTGAAATTAATGAAAATATTTATTTTATGAAAGAACATGCAGACCACGCTTTTGGTTTTGGAAGGGCCGAAATTGTGGCTGGATCTCCCCTTGATAGATTAGTTAGAAAAAAAGGGCTTTTAAGAGGTGAATGGCCTTCTTATGATTATAAAATTGAAGATAGCTCTGTGGAGAAAATGTTTCGTATAAATGCCCTTACTTTTTACAAAAAAAACTCACCATACCCTAATATATCTCAAGAGATGATAGCGCTTTACTACAGGGCAGAAATGATAAAAAGATTTTATCCTGGCAAAAAGTCTCAAGAACTTTCAGGAAATGTAAATAAACTTGTAATTAAGTTCAATGAATTTGTTTTGGAGAATTTACTTGAAACATACAGGTTAACAGGAGAAATGGAATCTGATCAGGAGCTAAATAATCTTTATATGAACATAGAAGAGATATGTGCACATTTTACAGGAGAGATCAATGATTTATCTCGAAAAATGGGTAAGTTTCAAATGCTTCAAAGAAAGTTTAAAGATATTGGAATCAGTCCCAAAATGGTTAAAAGATTTTTTTAG
- a CDS encoding TetR/AcrR family transcriptional regulator: MAERKSKEERINDITNAAMDVFLEKGYENTTMEAIAQKAGVSKGGLYHHFQSKDMILLVVNQKISEKVGGLLSKASECSSIKEGILFYIENYLKYWLDHPKDTSFLFLSIAKILDNQELLKYYQQFTVDYMKYFEEAFAMGVELGEFIPHNVKASAITLVAAMDGILSYMLLDEQLNLEEVVKHFEEKFIKPIERKK; encoded by the coding sequence ATGGCTGAGAGAAAATCCAAAGAAGAACGTATTAATGACATAACCAATGCTGCAATGGATGTTTTTTTGGAAAAAGGATATGAGAATACTACAATGGAAGCTATTGCCCAAAAAGCAGGAGTTAGCAAAGGCGGACTTTACCATCATTTCCAAAGTAAAGACATGATTTTACTGGTTGTAAATCAAAAAATCAGCGAAAAAGTGGGAGGATTATTATCTAAAGCAAGTGAATGCTCTTCTATAAAGGAAGGCATACTATTTTACATTGAAAATTATTTAAAATACTGGCTGGATCATCCTAAGGATACTAGCTTCCTTTTCTTGTCTATAGCTAAAATTTTAGATAATCAGGAGCTTTTAAAATATTATCAGCAATTTACTGTTGATTATATGAAATATTTTGAAGAAGCATTTGCTATGGGGGTTGAATTAGGTGAATTTATCCCCCATAATGTTAAAGCAAGTGCAATAACATTAGTGGCGGCCATGGACGGAATTTTAAGTTATATGCTTCTGGATGAGCAGTTAAATCTTGAAGAAGTAGTAAAACATTTTGAAGAAAAATTCATTAAACCTATTGAAAGGAAAAAGTAG
- a CDS encoding CBS domain-containing protein, producing MKSSIKIFSIFGIPVELHISFLLLIILIFSMAFFGFISFYIAFLIILLFSTVIIHELSHSYMAKRYGIPVDRIILLPIGGIASMGKIPKDPNQELKIAIAGPSANIIIALFCFICLGIIGGLGSLSFSSLFITNTPSADLTLFLSNFLGVNLLLGIFNLLPAFPMDGGRVLRAFLARKMDYVKATKIAASVGIQFAVLIAILGIFFNIFLILIAIFIYIGADQEYKATLISSMLEGIYVKDIMAKNVDTLSPETPVFEALSTMFKQRHMGYPVMDNENLIGIVTFEDISKLPEERHTVPIKNIMTKNLILASPDEPALSALEKIQKNNIGRLPVTRNGKLIGIVSKTDIIRVLDSKSV from the coding sequence ATGAAATCTTCAATCAAAATATTCAGCATATTTGGAATTCCTGTAGAATTACATATATCCTTTCTTTTATTGATAATTTTAATATTTAGCATGGCTTTTTTCGGGTTTATCTCTTTTTATATAGCGTTTCTAATCATATTGCTCTTTTCAACAGTTATTATACATGAATTAAGCCATTCATATATGGCGAAAAGGTATGGAATCCCTGTTGATAGAATTATACTTCTACCTATTGGCGGAATAGCTTCAATGGGAAAAATACCTAAAGATCCAAATCAAGAATTAAAAATAGCAATTGCAGGACCATCTGCAAATATAATCATTGCATTATTCTGTTTTATTTGCCTTGGGATTATAGGAGGTTTAGGTTCTCTAAGTTTTTCATCTTTATTTATAACCAATACTCCTTCAGCAGATTTAACATTGTTTCTTTCTAATTTTTTAGGAGTGAATTTGCTTTTAGGAATTTTTAACCTTCTTCCAGCCTTTCCAATGGATGGTGGACGAGTTTTAAGGGCATTCCTTGCAAGAAAAATGGACTATGTTAAGGCCACCAAAATAGCTGCATCTGTGGGAATTCAGTTTGCAGTATTAATAGCTATTTTAGGTATATTCTTCAACATTTTTTTGATATTAATAGCCATCTTCATTTACATAGGGGCAGATCAAGAGTACAAAGCCACTTTGATTTCATCAATGCTTGAAGGAATTTATGTTAAAGACATTATGGCCAAAAATGTGGACACTTTAAGCCCAGAAACCCCTGTTTTTGAGGCTTTAAGCACCATGTTTAAACAAAGACATATGGGATATCCTGTAATGGATAATGAAAACCTTATTGGAATTGTAACATTCGAAGATATCTCTAAACTTCCTGAAGAACGTCATACTGTTCCTATTAAAAATATAATGACAAAAAATCTTATTTTAGCTAGTCCAGACGAACCTGCACTTAGTGCATTAGAAAAAATCCAGAAAAATAATATTGGAAGACTTCCAGTAACTCGAAATGGGAAATTAATTGGAATTGTGTCAAAAACAGACATAATAAGGGTTTTAGACTCTAAGTCAGTGTAA
- a CDS encoding 4Fe-4S ferredoxin, giving the protein MVNDAIDFYYFSGTGNTLLVVKKMIDTFKEKGIEVNLHKIEESNPEDVNLGHTIGIAFPVAVLSTYPFVWEFIRSLPHADGTEIFMVDTLGGFSGGIVGPLREIVKKKGYTPIGAKEIQMPLNIFYIQDKETNETKVEKGMESAEKYATDIINGKTEWGRVPILSDAMHLLSIGSLKLTGVDLHQKLFLFDAKEEECRRCGICVKLCPIGNITMEEGEYPKHGLNCEYCLRCVSFCPRQAMPAKFNYKGKTYRAVKAKEFLK; this is encoded by the coding sequence ATGGTAAATGATGCAATAGATTTCTATTACTTCTCAGGAACCGGAAATACACTTTTAGTTGTAAAGAAAATGATAGATACCTTTAAAGAGAAGGGAATTGAGGTAAATCTACATAAAATTGAAGAATCAAATCCAGAAGATGTAAATTTAGGGCATACAATTGGAATTGCCTTTCCAGTAGCTGTTCTTTCAACATACCCTTTTGTTTGGGAATTTATACGCTCTTTGCCACATGCGGATGGCACAGAAATCTTTATGGTTGATACATTAGGTGGTTTTTCTGGAGGAATAGTTGGCCCGCTTCGAGAAATAGTTAAAAAGAAAGGATACACTCCTATTGGGGCCAAAGAGATCCAAATGCCTCTAAACATCTTTTATATACAAGATAAAGAAACTAACGAAACTAAAGTTGAAAAAGGAATGGAATCAGCAGAAAAATATGCAACAGATATCATAAATGGAAAAACTGAATGGGGTAGAGTCCCAATTTTATCAGATGCCATGCATTTACTTTCTATAGGATCTTTAAAGCTTACTGGAGTTGATTTACACCAGAAACTATTCCTTTTCGATGCTAAAGAAGAGGAATGCAGAAGATGTGGAATATGCGTTAAACTATGTCCTATTGGAAATATAACAATGGAAGAAGGCGAATACCCAAAACATGGCTTAAACTGTGAATACTGTTTAAGATGTGTTTCTTTCTGCCCACGACAAGCCATGCCTGCTAAATTTAATTATAAAGGAAAGACATACAGGGCAGTTAAGGCTAAAGAATTTTTAAAATAG
- a CDS encoding DUF2098 domain-containing protein, which yields MEAVDSNGKSIGKDSYVIYNGTGTIGKILELKTQDKSVWVKTDANDLWYNSIYLQAIDKIEEKKLKRKSEDIDGKIKKSHKIVGDDIDMSSELCDGGG from the coding sequence ATGGAAGCTGTAGATTCAAATGGAAAATCTATAGGTAAAGATTCATATGTAATATATAACGGAACCGGAACTATTGGTAAGATTTTAGAGCTTAAAACTCAAGATAAAAGTGTTTGGGTTAAAACTGATGCCAACGATTTGTGGTATAACTCCATTTACCTTCAGGCAATCGACAAAATTGAAGAAAAAAAGCTAAAGCGTAAATCTGAAGATATAGATGGAAAAATAAAAAAGAGCCATAAAATTGTGGGCGACGATATTGACATGAGTTCAGAGCTTTGTGATGGCGGCGGATAA